Below is a genomic region from Mesotoga sp. Brook.08.105.5.1.
TGCAATGGCCGACCTGCCAGGGGCCGTATACTTCGTTCCCTATTCCCCAGTACTTAACATGGTAGGGCTCTGGATGGCCATTTTCTCTTCTCATTCGAGCGAATTTCGTCGGGGTGTCTAGATTGCAGTATTCTAGCCAGGCCATTGCTTCGTCTAGAGTCGCCGTTCCTAGACTAACGGCCAGATATGGCTCGGCATCTATTTCGCGACAATACTCTATGAATTCATCAGTCCCAAATCTGTTTGACTCCACACCTCCCCAGATGTAATTCAGAAGTTGAGGGCGGTTTTCGAGAGGGCCTATGCCGTCTTGCCAGTGGTAGGCAGACACGAAGTTTCCGCCAGGCCATCTTAAGATGGGACATTTTATGTTCTTCACGGCGTCCATGATGTCCCTTCTGAAACCCCTAGAATCTGATTTTGGTGATTTCTCGTTATAGATGCCGTCGTAAATGCATCTTCCTAGATGCTCTGTGAAGTGACCGTAGATCATATTGTCAATCTTTCCGATCTTCCTAGGCCAGATTTTTACAGCTGTCTGCACTTTATTCCCTCCCCAGTAAATTAGATAATCACTCTATAAGCCAACTGCTTTCAATCTCAGTATCGTTATGGAATTTTCTGCAAAGGTAAAAGTAAACTTGTTTGATAGACCCGATAGATCATATTTCTTGGGCAGTACCTTGTTCGGGTTCTGGAAAGTATTTTCATCGAAGACGCTGTCGGACGTCATCAGAATGACTTCTGCCTGCCCCTCGATCTCAAGTGGCTCGCCAATTTCGACTCTGACCTCTTTCTCCTCGGGCCAAGGATTCACAATCTTTATGATTAAGTTCTCCGTTTCACGATCATACTCGCAGACGTGGTACAGCGACTTGAACCAGTAACCGATAACCTCGAGATTCTCGTCGGTAAGCTTAGAAGGTATTACTACATCTCCGAGATTCTCATTGAAGAGTTTCTGAACATGATAACTTGGTGTTCCATATACTCTTGTGTTGTCGAACCAGATGAGGTCCGGCGTCCACTGCGACCAGCCCGGCCTGTTGAATAGGGGCGCGTAAGCCGCCATTATTACGACGTCTGAATTTCGTTCAAGGCCAGTCATCAAAGCCGCTTCCGCCATTGCTGCTTGAAGGGTGTTCCTTGTCCCGGCCGCGTGGGCTGCGTATTCTCCAAGCATGACCTTTGGACCGGATCTGTCGTACTTGTCGTATCTATCTGTGTTCCTTAACATCCATTCCGGAACGGCATACATGTGCTCATCAAGAATTTCGACTTCGTTTTCTCTTGCCCATCTCCACGCCCGGTTGAATGAAGCTCCTTCATATGAAGGCGGGCCGCTGAAAACAATGATGATTTCAGGATACTTCGCTTTGACAGCATCTCTGAACATCGGGAAGCGATCATGATATTCCGTGCCCCAATTCTCGTTTCCTATACCAATATACTTGACGTTAAAGGGCTCGGGATGACCAAGCTCGACACGTTTCGAGCCCCAGAATGAATTCTTTGGCCCATTTGCAAACTCTATGAAGTCAAGAACATTAGAAATCCATTGGTCCATCTCATCTATCGGACAGTACTCGGCTCCCCGAACCTGACACGACATGCCCGAGTTGAAGATCGGTATGGGCTCGGCATCAAGGCGTTCCGACAGGAGGAGGTATTCGAAGAATCCGATGCCATATGACTGGTGATAGCCCCAGAGGTTGTAGTTTGCCTTCCTCTCTTCTACCGGTCCGATTGTATCCTTCCAGCGATAGGCGTTCTCCAGGCTGTCGCCTTCAACGAGGCAGCCGCCCGGAAACCTTATGAAGCCAGGCTTAAGCTCTTCGAGCATCTCTAGAAGATCTACCCGCATGCCGTTCCAGTTCTCTTCAGGAAAAAGCGAAATCATGTCCAGGCAGACCTCGCCGGCCCCTCTCAATATAAGTAAAAGCCTGCCATTGCTGCAGTCTTCGGGAATTACGAATTCGACCGAATACTTCTCCCATTCACCGCCGAAAGCCGACCCGAAGCTTGCTTCAACGATTTTGTTGCTCTTCTCATCCGTTAGTAGAACTGTTATTTCACCGCTGTATTCCGAATTGCCTCGAATGAACGCGGAAAACTCGTAGCGTTTT
It encodes:
- a CDS encoding alpha-L-arabinofuranosidase C-terminal domain-containing protein, encoding MKTAAILYTFVLMMVLIPETLVANTGHVLTIDPSNPGPEISPFLYGVFFEDINHAVDGGLYAELVRNRSFEHKDPLEGWFAVFETGCQATFSVDSDLPLNENNPHYLTFDIESENRSVSLSNNGYDGIPLKEGKRYEFSAFIRGNSEYSGEITVLLTDEKSNKIVEASFGSAFGGEWEKYSVEFVIPEDCSNGRLLLILRGAGEVCLDMISLFPEENWNGMRVDLLEMLEELKPGFIRFPGGCLVEGDSLENAYRWKDTIGPVEERKANYNLWGYHQSYGIGFFEYLLLSERLDAEPIPIFNSGMSCQVRGAEYCPIDEMDQWISNVLDFIEFANGPKNSFWGSKRVELGHPEPFNVKYIGIGNENWGTEYHDRFPMFRDAVKAKYPEIIIVFSGPPSYEGASFNRAWRWARENEVEILDEHMYAVPEWMLRNTDRYDKYDRSGPKVMLGEYAAHAAGTRNTLQAAMAEAALMTGLERNSDVVIMAAYAPLFNRPGWSQWTPDLIWFDNTRVYGTPSYHVQKLFNENLGDVVIPSKLTDENLEVIGYWFKSLYHVCEYDRETENLIIKIVNPWPEEKEVRVEIGEPLEIEGQAEVILMTSDSVFDENTFQNPNKVLPKKYDLSGLSNKFTFTFAENSITILRLKAVGL